The Nitrospirae bacterium CG2_30_53_67 region AAAGGTTTTTATGGGTTTGATCGTCCAGAAATACGGCGGAACCTCGGTTCGGGACATTGAGCGGATCCGCAGCGTGGCCGAGCGGGTCGGAAGGATGCGTGAGCAGGGGCACGATGTGATCGTCGTGGTTTCGGCCATGGCCGGAGAGACCGACAAACTGGTCAAATGGGCCGGGGAGTTTACGGAAATTCCGGACGAACGCGAGTATGATCTTCTCCTTTCTTCCGGGGAGCGGATCACGAGCGCGCTGCTCGCCATCGCCCTTCAGACCATCGGATATCCGGCCCAGTCCTTCACCGGACGGCAGGCCGGGATCATCACCGATTCTGCGCATGGAAAGGCGAGGATTGCGAGGATTACAGGCGAGAGGATACAAGAGGCGCTCGCTCAGGGGAAGATCGCCGTGGTCGCAGGGTTTCAGGGGATCGATGAAAAGTCCGATGTCTCCACACTCGGAAGGGGCGGTTCGGACACCTCCGCGGTGGCCCTGGCCGCGGCCTTTCATGCGGACCTGTGCGAGATCTACACGGACGTGGATGGTGTTTACACCACGGACCCGAACCTCGTCCCGGAGGCGAGGAAACTTGAGAAGATCTCCTATGACGAAATGCTCGAGCTCGCGAGTCTCGGCGCCAAGGTGCTGCAGACCCGCTCCGTGGAATTCGCAAAAAAATACAATGTTCCGCTCATGGTGCGGTCGAGTTTCAACGAGCATTCAGGGACATTGGTGACCCAGGAGGAATCAGACATGGAAAAAGTGGTTGTTGCCGGCATCGCCTACAACAAGGGAGAGGCAAAGGTCTCCATCATCGGGATCCCGGACCGGCCCGGCGTGGCCAAACGGATTTTCCGCTCCCTGGCGGATGCCAATGTCGTGGTGGATATGATCATACAGAATATCGGAAAGGACGGGCTGGCGGACCTGACTTTTACGGTTTCCAAAGAGGACAGGCCCAAGGCCGAGAAAATCATGCAGGAACTCAAGAATGATCTCTCGGCCCGTGAAATCCGTGTGGACGAGGATATCGTCAAGGTGGCCATCGTGGGAGTGGGCATGCGCTCACATACCGGCGTCGCGGCGAAGATGTTCGAGATCCTTGCCGATGTCGGGATCAATATCCAGATGATCAGCACCTCGGAGATCAAGATCTCCTGTATCCTTGCGGCAAAATATCTGGAACTTGCAGTACGGGAACTGCACAAGGCCTTTGAACTCGACAAGGAGCAGACCCTTCACGAGAAGCGTTATCCGTCCCGATAGAAGAAGCTTCAAGACCGGGTGAAGACGAACGAACCCTTGAACCCTGAAACCCTTTTGACCACTGCAACGGAGGGAAAACCAGACGTGAGCACACACACCAAGCCGCATGTGACGATCTATGATACCACGCTGAGAGACGGCACCCAGTCCGAGGACATTTCCCTTTCGGTTCAGGACAAGCTCCGGATCACCGGGTATCTCGATGATTTAGGTGTTCATTACATTGAGGGGGGATGGCCGGGTTCCAATCCCAGGGATATCGAGTACTTCAAATCCGTGCATCAACTCCCGTTGAAACGCTCAAAGGTCACGGCCTTCGGAAGCACCAGGCGCCGCGGCGTCACCCCGGGAAAGGACAGAAACCTCCGGCAGATCATGAAGTCCGGCGTGGAGACGGCCACGATCTTCGGGAAATCATGGGATTTCCATGTCCGCCATGCCCTGCATGTCTCCATGAAGGAAAACCTCGACATGATCTATGATTCGGTCCGCTACCTCAAGGCGAGGCTTTCCGAAGTCATCTACGATGCGGAACACTTCTTTGACGGGTACAAGGCCGATCCGGAGTATGCGATCCGGACCCTGCTGGCCGCCGAGGATGGAGGCGCAGACATCATCGTGCTCTGCGACACCAACGGCGGGACCCTCTCCCATGAAATCGGCCCGATCATGGAAGAGGTGAAAAAAAAGATCAGGACCCCGCTCGGTATCCATGCGCACAATGACACTGAGATGGCCGTGGCCAATACCATCACGGCCGTGAGGCACGGGGCCGTTCAGGTGCATGGAACCATCAACGGGTACGGGGAGCGGTGCGGAAATGCCAACCTCTGCTCCGTGATCCCGAACCTGATGTTGAAACTCAAGATCCCGTGCCTCGGCATGAAGGACCTGGCCAAGCTAAAGAAACTCTCCGGGTTCGTCTCCGAGATCGCCAACCTCCCTCACAACAAGCGCCTCCCTTATGTCGGGGATTCGGCCTTCGCCCACAAGGCCGGGATCCATGTGAGCGCGGTTAAGAGGGAGTCCGGGACCTACGAGCATGTCCGTCCGGAATCCGTGGGCAATCATCAGCGCATCCTGGTCTCCGACCTCTCGGGGAGAAGTAATATCCTGCACAAGGCACAGGAGTACGGCGTGGACATTGAAGGACGCTCAAAAGAGGTCAGGCAGATCCTCCGCGTGCTCAAACAAATGGAGAATCAGGGTTTCCAGTTTGAAGGGGCCGAGGCCTCGTTCGAGATCC contains the following coding sequences:
- a CDS encoding aspartate kinase (catalyzes the formation of 4-phospho-L-aspartate from L-aspartate and ATP, in Bacillus, lysine sensitive; regulated by response to starvation.), with the protein product MGLIVQKYGGTSVRDIERIRSVAERVGRMREQGHDVIVVVSAMAGETDKLVKWAGEFTEIPDEREYDLLLSSGERITSALLAIALQTIGYPAQSFTGRQAGIITDSAHGKARIARITGERIQEALAQGKIAVVAGFQGIDEKSDVSTLGRGGSDTSAVALAAAFHADLCEIYTDVDGVYTTDPNLVPEARKLEKISYDEMLELASLGAKVLQTRSVEFAKKYNVPLMVRSSFNEHSGTLVTQEESDMEKVVVAGIAYNKGEAKVSIIGIPDRPGVAKRIFRSLADANVVVDMIIQNIGKDGLADLTFTVSKEDRPKAEKIMQELKNDLSAREIRVDEDIVKVAIVGVGMRSHTGVAAKMFEILADVGINIQMISTSEIKISCILAAKYLELAVRELHKAFELDKEQTLHEKRYPSR
- a CDS encoding citramalate synthase: MTIYDTTLRDGTQSEDISLSVQDKLRITGYLDDLGVHYIEGGWPGSNPRDIEYFKSVHQLPLKRSKVTAFGSTRRRGVTPGKDRNLRQIMKSGVETATIFGKSWDFHVRHALHVSMKENLDMIYDSVRYLKARLSEVIYDAEHFFDGYKADPEYAIRTLLAAEDGGADIIVLCDTNGGTLSHEIGPIMEEVKKKIRTPLGIHAHNDTEMAVANTITAVRHGAVQVHGTINGYGERCGNANLCSVIPNLMLKLKIPCLGMKDLAKLKKLSGFVSEIANLPHNKRLPYVGDSAFAHKAGIHVSAVKRESGTYEHVRPESVGNHQRILVSDLSGRSNILHKAQEYGVDIEGRSKEVRQILRVLKQMENQGFQFEGAEASFEILMREGMSKQKRYFDLLGFRVINEKKGDQPTACEATIMLRGPDGRVVHEASVGNGPVNALDNALRKALYVFYPELSEVRLTDYKVRVLTDKKGTGASVRVLTESSDGVDHWGTVGVSENVVEASWQAMVDSLVYKLMKADDRRNWDHH